A part of Paenibacillus sp. IHBB 10380 genomic DNA contains:
- a CDS encoding carbohydrate ABC transporter permease, translating to MNKVMRNPLVFILFVVPALFLFLMFFIYPIFSSIYYSFTSWNGVSETVKFTGLSNFTKALGDERFWISARNNGFFILFSVFIQVPLIVLFSLLISNVKRLKGLYKTAVFMPSIMSTAVIGILWGFIYEPNIGLLNKIIALFGVEPIYWLSDERFAMLSILMTNGWQWTGFYIVMVLAAILSISGELNEAAMIDGANGFQRAMRITLPLIMPIISVVIMLSIAGAMKAADIVLVMTKGGPAGSTEVMATYMIKYAITNFKYGYGNAIAVLIFIFTLVVTVLYQQLVAKRTERIEY from the coding sequence TTGGTTTTTATCCTTTTTGTTGTGCCGGCTCTATTTCTATTTTTAATGTTTTTTATTTATCCTATTTTCAGCTCCATTTATTATAGCTTCACTAGTTGGAATGGCGTATCAGAGACGGTTAAGTTTACAGGACTGAGTAACTTCACAAAAGCGCTAGGAGACGAGCGTTTCTGGATTTCAGCTAGAAATAACGGATTTTTTATTTTATTCTCCGTTTTTATACAAGTTCCCTTAATTGTATTATTCTCGCTATTAATTTCTAATGTGAAAAGATTGAAGGGTTTGTATAAGACAGCTGTATTTATGCCTTCAATTATGTCCACGGCAGTAATAGGTATTCTATGGGGTTTTATTTATGAGCCTAACATTGGTCTACTCAATAAAATAATCGCTCTGTTCGGTGTTGAACCAATCTACTGGTTATCCGATGAGAGATTTGCAATGTTGTCCATTCTAATGACGAATGGCTGGCAGTGGACTGGATTCTATATTGTAATGGTATTGGCAGCTATTCTGTCGATTTCCGGTGAACTGAATGAAGCAGCGATGATTGACGGCGCTAACGGATTTCAGCGGGCTATGCGTATTACGCTTCCACTCATTATGCCGATTATATCCGTGGTTATCATGCTATCTATTGCAGGAGCAATGAAAGCAGCTGATATTGTGCTTGTTATGACAAAAGGCGGACCAGCAGGTTCCACCGAAGTCATGGCTACCTACATGATTAAATATGCTATCACCAACTTTAAATATGGCTACGGCAATGCGATCGCTGTTCTGATCTTTATCTTTACGCTGGTGGTTACTGTTCTTTATCAGCAGCTAGTTGCCAAGCGCACAGAAAGGATTGAATACTGA